A region of the Anolis carolinensis isolate JA03-04 chromosome 1, rAnoCar3.1.pri, whole genome shotgun sequence genome:
gtttttttcctggtacCGAAGTGTCCATAAGTAAGTCGATTAACTCAAGGAGGTACTTTATGCACAATATTCTTAATTTTACTGAATGCTTCAAAACAAGGATCTTGAACAGTATTCAATAGGGTGGGGGGAAAAGAATTTACTATGGTTTTCCACAGAAAATCACAcattttttacttatttattaaaaACCCTCAAGGTCATTAAAAATTACCAGTCTGGAATTGTAAAGCCAAGTCACATTTATACATCTTTGTTATATTTGTTTTACCCTATTGCTTAACATCTATTAAAATCAAACAACAGCTGTGAGAAGGCTTTATCATTTGTAGAATCAAAATATtcttaaaatatttacattttacaATACAAAGAATAGTAAAACACAATATCATGTACAAGCTTAGGTATTCACGTTTCCAAAGCATGAATGATGTGTGGAAAATTAATATAACTGAGAGAATAAAGCTAATGGTGTAAAAAAAAGTCTATTAAAATTGTGTGGATTCATAAGCAGTAACGTTTGGACCATGTGGCCTTCTCATTTCTGCTCGCTAACTGTTTAAGATGCACAGGAATTACCCAATAGTAAATACTTGTTTTTTCATGTAGTTCTTTTGCAAATCTTCAACTCCACCCAGCACATGCTGTATCTCACATTCAAAAATGGATTCAGAGGCTGTGTCATGGTCCAATTAAAAAGGCCAGTGCAATTTTACAAGAACAAGTGGTACAAAATCCACTTTTATAGTCACTGGAGCACCTTCAAAGACAGTATGCACCACCAAAGGCTGCAAACATTTCAACTGTAGACAAATTTGAAAAATGAAGGAACTCTAcatgtttttattgcattttttttttaaaaaactttcaaaatattgatTACAAGCAATATAAAGTGTTGAATGATTCAACTTTAATCCTAGgccaacagattttttaaaacaatggatTAAGTGGTACACATATAGATACCAAACCAGTCTTGTTCCTACAAAACATTAAACAGGGAATACatataaaagaaagagaaatgatgGCACAGTTATACCCAAGCATTTTTTATACAGAGTTCTAGATTTATTTAAAACAGATTATTTCCTGTTTGTTCAAAAATGCCAGAAGATATCCCGTAACCTTCTTGGCTTTTACCTTTTACTTTTCCCTCGGTCACTGTGGTCCCTATCTTTGTGATGCCTCTCTCTGCTCTTTTCACTCTCCCGCTCTCTATGCCTCTCCTTACTTTTTTCTCGTTCCTTCTCCCGCTCATGAGCACGCTCTTCACTTTTGGGAATCTCCTTTTTCTCAGGGTTCCTACCCTCCTTTGAAGATTTGCTTTCAGAGTCTTTATCACTATATGAAAGTCGTGATCTCTCTTTCTCCCGATGCCCGTCgtctctgttttttctctctctatcttTGTCCTGGCTTCTATCTCTGTGCCGGTTCCTTTCAGAATCCGGCTCCCAGTCATGGCGACCCTTTCTGAGGGAGTGGGATTCATTGTAAAACCTCTGTCTGTGTTGATCACTTTTCCTCCTGCTGAATGCCCTATCTGCGTGCGGAACAGACCGACTCCAAGGGTCACTGTGGCGCCTCTCAGGTCTCCTAGTGTCCCTGTCCTGATAAAAGTGCTCTGGTCCAGTGAGTCTCGGGAGTTTGTGAGCTAGGGGTGGGGCTGGTGGGATTGGTCCCATAAAATGTGGTGGCTGACCTGACATGTGAAGGACAGGGGGCCACGGCATCAAAGCATTCGGTGCAAAGCCATATCCCGGGGGAGGAAGTAGTGGAGGGGGCAGGTGAGGCGGGAACCCAAACATGGGATGATTTTGTGGGGGGAAATTAGGGGGAACAGCCCCTTGAAACTGAAAACCAGGTGGAGTCATTTTAGTGAGTGGGAAATTAGGTTGCGGAGTCCTGATAGGTGAGAAGTTTCCACTTGCAAGAGGACTGGGCATTTCGGTACCAAAATCAGAATGGCATGAATTTTCAGTCTCAATCTGAGATGATGACAATGATAGCGGTGGTGGTAATAATCCTCCTCTAACAGAATGAACTTTTTCAATACTTTGCATCAGTCCTTCTTCGTGCAACTGATTTGTGCCTTCCAGCTGTGAGGAACATGCACTATCCACAGTAGAGGCAGCTTGACTACTGCTCTGATCTGCAGCCAAGTCATTTCCTGAAAGTATTTTGCTATCTATTTTTGTCGGTTCTGTTCCTAAAATATCCAACTCTTGACTATTTTGTATTTCTTCATTTCGAAGACTGTCACTATCATTTTCTGAACCACTGTTCTGTTGGCCTCGTACTGCTGCTTGCCTTGGGTCCCTTTTAAGGTTGATAAATGGTGGAGATTTTGAACTAATTGCCACATTATCAACAGATGCCATGGCATTGCTCCCAATTCCTTTCCCCACACCTGTTGTGACAGGAAAATCTGTGGTCCTTTTAGTTTCCAGAGAAACACGGTCTGCATCACCCAACTTTAGACCACTTTGTACAGTCTCTTTGGTTTCTTTGTTTTGTGACAGACTGGCCAGGTTTGCTAAAAATGCTTCGGTCGAAACATCTGGTGGCTTCCCCTTAAGACTTAGGCTTGTCAGACTTCCTGAAGAACAGGAGACATCTGCCATGGATGTATCAGATGTTGAGATAATATCAGTGGATTCATTTGAAttctcatttttaccttttgtTTCTTCAGCTTCAGTAATTATAAGAGGGCAATCCACTTTTTCCTCTTTCAGTGCTGCCTGTTTATCCGATAACGGCAAATCTTTAGTAGCAAGCTGGTCTCCTGTTGGCTGGATATGTTCAGACATCTGCCCTGTAGTATCCAAAAGGCTCTGAAGGATGTCATCCACTGGCAGTGGTTTACTTACTAGTTCAAGAGCCGTTGACTGGTTTTCCCATCCAACTAAAACTCCAGGAAGGAACCGAAGAGGCTTCAGTGGTTCATGTTTGATGCTCTCCACAATAGGTTCACTTGATGTTGCTTCTTCTGTGTTAGGTACCTGGGGTTTGAGTCTTTGTTTGTGCAACACAGCAGTGAAGGAATTAAagaagtcttcttcttcttcttcttcttccttctcaacTATTTCAGAATGAAGGATCTCAGATTTGCTTGATTTACTTTTCTTTTCGGGTGTCAAGCCTTCGGCGTTTTCCTCAGCATGAGTAATGACAGCACTAATCTGTCTTTTGAGCTTCTGGCGAATAATCAAGCCAAGCAACAAGTTGGGTCGGTGAACTTCAATACctgtattaaaaaacaaaatcataGAAGTATAAGCTAATCATGTATCCTAGGCTAAAAGCTCATCAACCAAAAGGGTAGCCATGTCATTGCATTCTCAGAGTGCTCAAGCTAAACATTCAGACATGTTGCTAATTATGTAAGGAATAGCCACCATTTTCCCCAAGAGTTGCTCCCCACCCTGCAAAATTAATGCTTGCTTAATTATGTCAATCATGACCCAAAATGAAGCAGAAATGCatgctttttatttgtttatagtttttttaagcCAATCGAGTCAATGCTTTACACCAAGTATGTGCCCACCATTCAGAAGTTTCATGAATGCTTCAAAATAAATTTCAAGTTATATGACATTTGTAATAATCAGAAATGGTTTAAAACAAAACCTTCACCATGAGTACCCCTTGGATCCAAAACATAATTTCTGTTACCTACCAGGACCATCGAAAGGCACCAACTGATGTGGAATTTTATCAGAAGCACCTAAAGGGATAATATATAAATCCTTGATTTGCTTCATGTTATTAGCTGCTACACCATAACGCTTTCTGCTGCTGAAGTATGCAAACAGCAAAGCATACGAAATCTGATCTTCTTCTGTCACAGGAGTAAAACGAATCACACAAATTTCCTGTTGAAAGAGAAGGAACATTTACTTACAAATTGTCAATTCTTTCcttaaaaaatcacagttaagAGTTGGGAAGGGGGCAGCAGGAGAAGGGAAATTTGACAGCAACCATTATCTTGGCTTTCTAAAACACACGGTAGAGCTTCTGTTCCAAGTCCCTTAAAATCAGAGGGAAACATTCAGCACATCAACTTAAAGGTAAATCTATTTCCCACTGAGAGAGAATTTTACACTATACATACTTCAATTCCTGGAAAATCTTTTGAGAAAAGCCCCTTTGATTGACTTCCACCAAGTAGAAGGGAGCTCTCTTTAGCTTTGGGCATCACAGTTGGAAGGCAGAACTAAAAGACCAATCCACAATAAAACAGTCTTGGAGATGAAGAAATTTCCAATGAAAATCATTAAAGATATGCCCCAATACTGTTCAACCATTAGAGGCAGCTATCAATGGAATGATTTGGAGATCTCTAGCCTTTCTTTCAAAGACAGTACATCTAAATATGGACAGTTGAACTCAATGCTCCCCACAAAGAAGCTGTACTGAATCTGATAAGACCAAACCAAAATTATCTATTCTGACTGAACTGTAGATGGAAACAGAAATACAtatgaaaatattgtatttttaagcAAAAACTTGCTTCATTTTCTCCTTGTTTTATTAGTTCTGTATGTTACCCTTGTCATTTTGCTTATTTGCTTAAAGGCATAAAAGCACTCTCAGCAAAGACTTCCTGCATTCAAGAATCCAGATTGAAGGGATATTCCTCCATGTTTCCTAGTTTCAAGGCATATTCACCCTGCCCCTCCTATTACCACTTCATTTCCTTCCAAGGCATTCAAACTATGATTTTTTTAAGTTTTCTTACAAAGGCGCTATGTTAGGTTTCAGGTCTTTTGGGAAAATATACTGAAAGTGAAAAACACAGAATAATGACCAACTCATTCATTACTGAAGAGAGAACAATTCCacaatgaggttttttttttatttgacagtCGCTTTTGTGTCTAATATATCTGGCATGAATGACACTGCAAAATTTATGCCAACAAGGAAAATCAGCAACATGAaattttgcactgttttaaaaaGGACTACTacagcattcacacacacacaatctactaTTAAATTACTTTTCAAGAATAAGAATATATTTGTTTTTTACCTTTGTTCCTGTGGCTTTTATTTTGTCAACATATTCCCAGACAGTCTGAGGAGATATCCTGCCACCCACTTGGATACTATCTGGCAAATCCTGTTAGAAGGAAGGATTATGAAtgtctttattttaaaacaagacaTGTTCTAAAAATTTAAAGATGTTTCAGAAGGCACTGCTATGATCTTACCAGGCTTTACAGTTAAGAGTTATCTGTATGATGCTCATTGTTTATAACAGAGGCAAATAAAAAGTGATATAATTTTAATTGGTTTGAATAGATAGCATTGTTTAGTGACACAAGTCAGTCAATGAGCAAAGAGAaggaaaacaacaggaagtgtTGGACTCAGTTTAGCTACTGGTATATCAACTAAAACTTAAAATCATCATGGCAAGAAGATCAGATAAACATTGACTAATGGTTCAACAAAGTGTAGTTCTTCAGATTTTACTGGACTACAATGACTTATGACTTATACTAAGGCTGATGCACAAAAACAAATGGAGGGTTGTGTGAAACAGTTACAATACAAAGCTTTCTAGGAAAAATAAATACTCTTTTAATATTTCAACATTTTATTGCTGATAATTCCCTTCAAGTCAGCTTCGACCTATAGTGACCCAATGGATGAGAGATCCCCAAGACAGTTATCCATAGACCTTCTTGAGTCTTGCAAACTAAGGCTTGATTTTAGATGATGACATGCCAGATTTTAATTTGCAGTGGCGAAAAGAAAATTCAAAAGAGTCTTCTAAAGCAAACAATAATGTTGTAGTCAGTACATTACCTCTGTTAAGCTTTCAAAAGAGCCAGAGATCGGATAAGCCTTGATAACAAACTTTGCAACAGATGGCATGTTGATAAAGCCCTTCCAAATGAAGTTCAGGCGAGCCAGAAATAGTGTTTCACTTTCAACAGTGCCTGGTGTTTCTGATCTGAAGGGGGAAAAAGTATGGAAAAAAGAATGATTACAAACCGTCTATTCTAGGAAGAAGAAACATGTACttattaaccaaatctccatgtgtatccactgaagtttatctgtcttgggtGTTCGCTGaagtttctaaattattttgcgttaaggaactactcttcatgatttgtttaaaaaaagtttcaccccaccaccaactgaattttttttctggttatggCCCTGGGAGAACGGAACCACTAATAGAAATGGCCTGTTGTAGGACCTCTTTGTCCTCATACAAGTGGTGGCTTGTTCATCATATAGATAATTGTTGTCACGGAAGAGGCAATTTTCCATCACAGCTAGTGTTTAAAGGGAAACAACTGAAGAAAGGAAAGACTCCAGTTGATCTGAGGCAGTGTACACAATGGATAGAGGTTGGACCATTTAACCAAAagatgagaaaaaaaacccacatcaaCTAGATAATGCTTGCAATAAGCACCATCACATAAAATCGCAATCAGtgggagagatttttttttcaccaaAGAAGCATAAATCAAATTTATTCTATAAAATGGCTGTTAAACCAACATACAGAAAGATACAGAATGTTCtttacaaaatcttttttttaaaagtcatagcAAGTCATACCACAACTATTTAACTCCCGTTGTCTTAAGGGATAAAAAGTAAGAAAGCTTTCTTTTCCTTAAGGATAACAAATCTAATATGCTGGAGAAAAAGCAGGTATTAGAAACTGtcaaaaaatgaataaatgtctTCCGTTTTATCACACAAGATGCTCTGATCAGCAGCCTGTGGGCCACTTGAAGTATGATTAATATTTTAGCATTATTATACCACTTCACTACAAGCATTCTGGGTGTATACATGCTCTCAAGATGGAGTCTAAAATAAACTGTAGGGAAATTATGAGGACAAGGGATAGGGCAGAAGGCAGTAACCTACACAAAGATCCTATTAAGGAATGGCATTTATGTgattaaaaatcataaaagatTACCTAGAGCTTGAAGAAGAAGTAAGTGTTGCACTTGGTAAGTCTTTATCTTCCTCTAATAATTCTGGAGTGAGCATGCTTGTTGCTGAAGAAAGTGCATCCGCAATGTTTTCAGCTTCATTATCTGAGGGTTTACGGGCCACTCCAACTGCTATTTTCACATTTTTCCCAGAAAGGTCATTGCTTGGTGGAGCCATTCGACCTTAAAAAGGCAAATTTGAAAGTTTCACTTAAATACACAACGTATCAGTCTCACAAAAATATGTCTTAATAATGCTGTTATTACAATCCTTGCTGAAATATCCTattgaatgaaataaaaatggagACTTTATGCATTGCTATAATTTGGGTACAACAGTAAACTAGTTCTCATAGTTTACAGTTATGAGAAAAAAAACCTCAATAGGCCACAGGTTTGTTAATTTCTTTTTTCCACTCCAATAGGACAGGAGCAAAGATGTTGTTTTCTCTTATTGTGAAGATGCTTTCTGTTATTGCAGCTATCCATACTTGGGGAAAACTATGCTTAGTTTAAGGTTTGGTTTGTTGAAACATGTCCACTTTGAACCAGTTTACTGTAGCTGACTTTTTTCAAACAAGCACAGTTAAGATACAGTTAACAAAAAGAGGGGCACAAGGAGGGAATGGACTTTCCTGGGTTCAACCCAACATATATAAGATTCTTATATAAGGATTCAGGGAAGATGTCATCTAGAAGTTGAGAGCTATACTCCAAAGGAACAGTGGATAAGATAGTAATAAGAGAATGGGAAAATCAAGACACAAACAAAGTATTTTCAATATGCTAGTAAATATTACCTATGCAAATTTTACAATTAAGATCAAACAGATGGTTTTTATGTTGACTTGTTGTATTAGGAGCAGCAGATCCATCAATTTCTTGCTCTTTTTCAGTCTCCTCTATCTTCTCCACAATCTTAACTGGAGGAGGTTCCTGTGCATGAagaagtaaaacattaaaatgaaattatcGTTTTGTAAAATACTAGTTAACTGCTAACATTACACCAAAGGAGAGCCACAACAAGCAGAGTAATCCTACAAGAGGTGGACTGAAGAAAAGGTGCCAGGTCATCTGTTATGTCCAAAGTCCCACTGACTTCACATCAGCCGAGACACAGAGTGGGAAGATTTATCTTTTTCAAGCTGGCAGTTCTATTTCACCCCAATCCACTGGTTTTATCAGGAAATGCCTCTGTCAGTTCCAGGCTGGTATAATGAACAATCCAATCCCAATTTTTgggaaggaaatgaaaaaaaaagggaTGCAGTGAATCTAGGGATGTCTCTGTTTTGTCTCTTTAGTAACTTGCTACAGAACTTACTCATAGGGAAAACAAATACTACTGAAAGTAAATCTACACTAACAGAGCTTTATAGCAACTATCTAGAAAAAAAATTCTCTGTAAGAAAAGGGTTTAATCTTCCCCATTGCAATTCTTTCTAGTTAATGGATCTGTGGTCAAGACTGTGAACTTAACTTTAGACATCATTACAAAGTGTC
Encoded here:
- the phf3 gene encoding PHD finger protein 3 isoform X6; its protein translation is MVGCGRCDDWFHGDCVGLSLFQAQQMGEEDKEYVCVKCCAEEDQKADSVDENMPNAPVKLETTKDSRTMEYEKAGISKQSSILPQNKAKHGEDSVKHKVKIFKRESSDGRPVTESREPEMRKGQQMPIKKIGQAVTLPRLSSEEKHEKTTKDSLNVACSSESATKTGVQEKQEAKKKRTEKGRTASNTHTPVSSATKPSVDQIRQSVRQSLKEILEKRLTDSTLKIPEERAAKVATKIEKELFSFFRDTDSKYKNKYRSLIFNLKDPKNKILFKRVLKGEVTPDHLIRMSPEELASKELAAWRKRENRHTIEMIEKEQREVERRPITKITHKGEIEIESEAPVKEQEVAMEIQEPPPVKIVEKIEETEKEQEIDGSAAPNTTSQHKNHLFDLNCKICIGRMAPPSNDLSGKNVKIAVGVARKPSDNEAENIADALSSATSMLTPELLEEDKDLPSATLTSSSSSRSETPGTVESETLFLARLNFIWKGFINMPSVAKFVIKAYPISGSFESLTEDLPDSIQVGGRISPQTVWEYVDKIKATGTKEICVIRFTPVTEEDQISYALLFAYFSSRKRYGVAANNMKQIKDLYIIPLGASDKIPHQLVPFDGPGIEVHRPNLLLGLIIRQKLKRQISAVITHAEENAEGLTPEKKSKSSKSEILHSEIVEKEEEEEEEDFFNSFTAVLHKQRLKPQVPNTEEATSSEPIVESIKHEPLKPLRFLPGVLVGWENQSTALELVSKPLPVDDILQSLLDTTGQMSEHIQPTGDQLATKDLPLSDKQAALKEEKVDCPLIITEAEETKGKNENSNESTDIISTSDTSMADVSCSSGSLTSLSLKGKPPDVSTEAFLANLASLSQNKETKETVQSGLKLGDADRVSLETKRTTDFPVTTGVGKGIGSNAMASVDNVAISSKSPPFINLKRDPRQAAVRGQQNSGSENDSDSLRNEEIQNSQELDILGTEPTKIDSKILSGNDLAADQSSSQAASTVDSACSSQLEGTNQLHEEGLMQSIEKVHSVRGGLLPPPLSLSSSQIETENSCHSDFGTEMPSPLASGNFSPIRTPQPNFPLTKMTPPGFQFQGAVPPNFPPQNHPMFGFPPHLPPPLLPPPGYGFAPNALMPWPPVLHMSGQPPHFMGPIPPAPPLAHKLPRLTGPEHFYQDRDTRRPERRHSDPWSRSVPHADRAFSRRKSDQHRQRFYNESHSLRKGRHDWEPDSERNRHRDRSQDKDRERKNRDDGHREKERSRLSYSDKDSESKSSKEGRNPEKKEIPKSEERAHEREKEREKSKERHRERESEKSRERHHKDRDHSDRGKSKR
- the phf3 gene encoding PHD finger protein 3 isoform X5, with amino-acid sequence MEYSSTYYVLLSFLKFMVGCGRCDDWFHGDCVGLSLFQAQQMGEEDKEYVCVKCCAEEDQKADSVDENMPNAPVKLETTKDSRTMEYEKAGISKQSSILPQNKAKHGEDSVKHKVKIFKRESSDGRPVTESREPEMRKGQQMPIKKIGQAVTLPRLSSEEKHEKTTKDSLNVACSSESATKTGVQEKQEAKKKRTEKGRTASNTHTPVSSATKPSVDQIRQSVRQSLKEILEKRLTDSTLKIPEERAAKVATKIEKELFSFFRDTDSKYKNKYRSLIFNLKDPKNKILFKRVLKGEVTPDHLIRMSPEELASKELAAWRKRENRHTIEMIEKEQREVERRPITKITHKGEIEIESEAPVKEQEVAMEIQEPPPVKIVEKIEETEKEQEIDGSAAPNTTSQHKNHLFDLNCKICIGRMAPPSNDLSGKNVKIAVGVARKPSDNEAENIADALSSATSMLTPELLEEDKDLPSATLTSSSSSRSETPGTVESETLFLARLNFIWKGFINMPSVAKFVIKAYPISGSFESLTEDLPDSIQVGGRISPQTVWEYVDKIKATGTKEICVIRFTPVTEEDQISYALLFAYFSSRKRYGVAANNMKQIKDLYIIPLGASDKIPHQLVPFDGPGIEVHRPNLLLGLIIRQKLKRQISAVITHAEENAEGLTPEKKSKSSKSEILHSEIVEKEEEEEEEDFFNSFTAVLHKQRLKPQVPNTEEATSSEPIVESIKHEPLKPLRFLPGVLVGWENQSTALELVSKPLPVDDILQSLLDTTGQMSEHIQPTGDQLATKDLPLSDKQAALKEEKVDCPLIITEAEETKGKNENSNESTDIISTSDTSMADVSCSSGSLTSLSLKGKPPDVSTEAFLANLASLSQNKETKETVQSGLKLGDADRVSLETKRTTDFPVTTGVGKGIGSNAMASVDNVAISSKSPPFINLKRDPRQAAVRGQQNSGSENDSDSLRNEEIQNSQELDILGTEPTKIDSKILSGNDLAADQSSSQAASTVDSACSSQLEGTNQLHEEGLMQSIEKVHSVRGGLLPPPLSLSSSQIETENSCHSDFGTEMPSPLASGNFSPIRTPQPNFPLTKMTPPGFQFQGAVPPNFPPQNHPMFGFPPHLPPPLLPPPGYGFAPNALMPWPPVLHMSGQPPHFMGPIPPAPPLAHKLPRLTGPEHFYQDRDTRRPERRHSDPWSRSVPHADRAFSRRKSDQHRQRFYNESHSLRKGRHDWEPDSERNRHRDRSQDKDRERKNRDDGHREKERSRLSYSDKDSESKSSKEGRNPEKKEIPKSEERAHEREKEREKSKERHRERESEKSRERHHKDRDHSDRGKSKR